From the genome of Desulfocurvibacter africanus subsp. africanus DSM 2603, one region includes:
- the prsT gene encoding XrtA/PEP-CTERM system TPR-repeat protein PrsT — protein MLRHISFIMAVTISVILGTASMSCQGKTKEDAIMESRQYYADANYNGAVVLLKNYLEENPEDIEARSLLIQTYKKLGKWVQVRNEANTLLSREPNNPDHLLVLAEAMLRTNDVNGALETARAARAAAKDKDSTVSALALVAEAAMAVNDPGQAEAVFRELQSIDPDSAAAHLGLAHIFLQRDDNGGARTEVDAILAASPDNEGGLLLKAELHRREGDREGMLKAYHRLAEMAPGNARMQYRLGLLLLDMGKTGEAKEHTEALSKSHPEYPESDLLLGIIAYGEGNYKESQTALERSLSKEARIDTFFHLARTAIKLGYLEIAVSHLNRVLDHDPDFMPARLLLTETLLRQQRFDAALAMAERISQDEPGSAQARMALGAVLVASGRENDGLAMYDQASTMGTGYAEAYVRKGVIHANHGRTEAALESLQAALKVDPANMSARTLLYGYHLRKKEYDKAEAILRPALNGSSSDALIFTYLGNVEVLRRNFDSALFNLDKALNATPCFPQAHMSKAKIYLLRRDREHAKAEYRMLLAQDPRHAEAAIALSSLLRLEGKKQEAGLVIKEAGKSQETRDLLLLARHLQTHHDTVAALAMADRALVQDARSLDALALKGDILLEEGKHEQAFGVYDSLQAIDVRLGLHRKISAGIAMGELGKAAELAQRLVEHDPASSDGYLILASLRERQGRYEDALAILKQTVQSHDSATARLALAQLHMRHGETGQARQIFSAIVKSEPDNAQALFGLGLVHESQGEALKAMKAYEQAVEADGGHVPALNNLALLYAKGIGGPEKKTQALALAFMAYQRSPQEPSIADTLGVALLAAGRDKEAVQMLERAERSLPHNPSIKFNLARAYVAVGNVAAAKSRLVVALGQGTFPESVHAQSLLDTLK, from the coding sequence ATGCTTCGCCACATTTCATTCATTATGGCAGTCACAATTTCCGTCATCCTGGGCACTGCCTCTATGTCTTGCCAAGGTAAGACGAAAGAGGACGCCATTATGGAAAGCCGTCAATATTATGCTGACGCAAACTACAATGGCGCAGTTGTTCTGCTCAAAAATTATCTGGAAGAAAATCCGGAGGATATTGAAGCAAGATCCTTGCTGATACAGACCTATAAGAAGCTCGGCAAGTGGGTTCAGGTCCGCAACGAGGCAAATACCCTGCTCTCCCGGGAGCCGAACAACCCCGATCACCTGCTTGTACTGGCAGAGGCGATGCTGAGGACCAACGATGTGAATGGGGCCCTGGAAACCGCGCGCGCCGCCCGCGCTGCAGCCAAAGACAAGGACAGCACCGTCAGCGCCCTGGCCCTCGTGGCTGAGGCGGCCATGGCGGTGAACGATCCCGGCCAGGCCGAGGCCGTGTTCCGGGAGTTGCAGTCCATCGACCCTGATTCGGCCGCTGCACACCTTGGACTCGCGCACATATTCCTGCAGCGTGACGACAACGGGGGCGCCAGAACCGAGGTGGATGCCATCCTGGCCGCCTCCCCGGACAATGAAGGCGGTCTCCTGCTCAAAGCCGAGCTTCATCGACGGGAGGGAGACAGAGAAGGGATGCTCAAGGCCTACCACCGTCTCGCGGAGATGGCCCCCGGCAACGCAAGGATGCAATACAGGCTCGGGCTGCTTCTGCTGGACATGGGCAAGACGGGGGAGGCCAAGGAGCATACCGAAGCGCTGTCCAAGAGCCACCCCGAATATCCGGAAAGCGATCTGCTCCTTGGGATCATCGCTTACGGCGAAGGCAACTACAAGGAGTCGCAGACCGCCCTCGAACGTTCGCTCAGCAAGGAAGCACGCATCGATACATTTTTCCATCTTGCAAGGACTGCCATCAAACTTGGCTACCTGGAAATCGCCGTAAGTCACTTGAACAGGGTTCTCGACCATGATCCGGATTTCATGCCAGCACGGCTCCTGCTTACCGAAACCCTCCTGCGCCAGCAGCGGTTCGATGCCGCGCTGGCCATGGCCGAACGCATCTCTCAGGATGAACCGGGGAGCGCCCAGGCCCGCATGGCGCTTGGCGCCGTGCTCGTAGCCTCGGGCCGTGAGAATGACGGCCTGGCCATGTATGACCAGGCCTCGACCATGGGCACCGGCTATGCGGAAGCCTACGTCAGGAAAGGCGTCATACACGCGAACCACGGCAGGACCGAAGCGGCGTTGGAATCCCTGCAGGCCGCGCTCAAGGTGGACCCTGCCAACATGAGCGCCCGGACGCTCCTGTACGGCTACCATCTGCGGAAAAAGGAGTACGATAAGGCCGAGGCGATCCTGCGGCCTGCCCTGAACGGCAGTTCAAGCGACGCCCTCATATTCACGTACCTGGGCAACGTGGAAGTGCTGCGCCGAAATTTCGATTCCGCCCTGTTCAATCTGGATAAGGCCCTGAACGCCACCCCGTGCTTTCCCCAGGCCCACATGAGCAAGGCCAAGATCTACCTCCTGCGTCGAGACAGAGAGCACGCGAAGGCCGAATACCGGATGTTGCTGGCCCAAGATCCCAGGCACGCCGAAGCGGCCATCGCCCTCTCCAGCCTGCTCAGGCTTGAAGGCAAGAAACAGGAGGCAGGGCTGGTAATCAAGGAGGCCGGCAAATCGCAGGAGACTCGCGATCTGCTTCTTCTCGCACGGCACCTGCAGACTCACCATGACACTGTTGCCGCGCTCGCCATGGCCGATCGGGCCTTGGTCCAAGATGCGCGATCCCTCGACGCGCTGGCCCTCAAGGGCGACATCCTGCTGGAAGAAGGCAAGCACGAGCAGGCGTTTGGGGTCTACGACTCCTTGCAGGCCATCGATGTCCGGCTCGGGCTGCACAGGAAAATTAGCGCCGGCATCGCCATGGGCGAACTCGGCAAGGCGGCTGAACTCGCGCAGCGCTTGGTGGAGCACGATCCGGCCTCATCGGACGGATATCTCATCCTCGCTTCCCTGCGCGAGAGGCAAGGCCGATATGAGGACGCCCTGGCGATTCTCAAGCAGACCGTCCAGAGCCACGATTCGGCCACTGCCCGCCTTGCCCTGGCCCAACTGCACATGCGGCACGGCGAAACCGGCCAGGCGCGGCAGATCTTCTCCGCCATAGTCAAGTCCGAGCCGGACAACGCACAGGCACTCTTTGGCTTGGGCCTCGTGCACGAGTCGCAAGGCGAGGCGCTCAAGGCCATGAAGGCCTACGAGCAAGCTGTCGAGGCCGACGGTGGGCATGTTCCCGCCCTGAATAATCTCGCTCTGCTCTACGCCAAGGGTATCGGTGGCCCGGAAAAGAAAACACAGGCACTCGCGCTGGCCTTTATGGCGTATCAGCGCAGCCCGCAGGAGCCCAGCATCGCGGACACCCTCGGAGTGGCGCTCCTGGCGGCAGGCCGGGACAAGGAGGCCGTGCAGATGCTGGAACGCGCCGAGCGGTCACTGCCCCATAACCCAAGCATCAAGTTCAACCTTGCCCGCGCCTATGTCGCCGTGGGGAATGTCGCCGCCGCCAAGAGTCGGCTCGTCGTCGCCCTAGGGCAGGGAACCTTTCCCGAATCCGTTCATGCTCAAAGCCTCCTCGACACGCTCAAATAG
- a CDS encoding exosortase C-terminal domain/associated protein EpsI, whose product MNMRLRTGLAMLLLLASWSFLYARGSSLHAGEVRLDRLPTAHAGWLMTSSATFSQHVLDILKPTDYISRTYMGPAGEQVELYIGYHDGIESGGIHSPRNCMPGSGWHQMEGGTVHLDVQGRSLELVRAVYARERTSMLVLYWFQVMGRQITNEYALKLAEIVSTLRHGRKDSAFVRILVAREGSAMSAEDVAERFVRDFFPHIAGVLPH is encoded by the coding sequence ATGAACATGCGCCTGCGCACCGGCCTCGCCATGCTCCTTCTCCTGGCCTCCTGGTCTTTCCTCTATGCCCGCGGATCGTCGCTCCATGCCGGCGAGGTGCGCCTCGACCGCTTGCCTACGGCGCACGCAGGCTGGCTCATGACCTCCTCCGCGACCTTCAGCCAGCACGTGCTCGATATCCTCAAGCCCACGGACTACATCTCGCGGACCTACATGGGGCCCGCAGGTGAACAGGTCGAGCTGTACATCGGGTACCATGACGGGATTGAAAGCGGCGGCATCCATTCGCCGCGCAACTGCATGCCCGGCAGCGGATGGCATCAGATGGAGGGCGGCACGGTCCACCTTGACGTGCAGGGGCGATCTCTTGAGCTTGTCAGGGCCGTGTACGCCAGGGAGCGCACCAGCATGCTCGTGCTGTACTGGTTCCAGGTCATGGGCAGGCAGATCACGAACGAATACGCCCTCAAGCTGGCCGAGATCGTCTCCACGCTCCGCCACGGGCGCAAGGACTCAGCATTCGTGCGCATTCTCGTCGCCCGCGAAGGCTCGGCCATGTCGGCCGAGGACGTGGCGGAACGATTCGTGCGGGACTTTTTCCCACACATTGCCGGAGTGCTTCCACATTGA
- the xrtA gene encoding exosortase A has product MSMARSASAPLTLGNALRSHWPELTLVLLGVAALYAPVVSRMVAVWMHYDDYSHGFLVPLVSAYFLYCRRAGLRDAEIRPAWIGLGVLAFGLAQLLAGSLAGEYFTQRTSLLVVLAGLLLLLLGWRVLKLSLLPLAYLVFMVPIPEIVYNSAAFPLKLLVTDLSVASLKLLDVAVLQEGNILIFPNVTLEVADACSGLRSLISLAALGTAYAFIQPFPGWSRLLLMAATVPIAVATNALRVVCTGLLARHLGSQAAEGFFHEFAGLFVFVIAMIMVLGLGVLLRRVRS; this is encoded by the coding sequence ATGTCCATGGCCCGGAGCGCCTCCGCGCCCCTCACCCTGGGTAATGCCTTGCGCAGCCACTGGCCCGAGTTAACCCTCGTCCTGCTTGGCGTGGCAGCGCTCTACGCGCCGGTGGTCAGCCGCATGGTCGCCGTGTGGATGCACTATGACGACTACTCCCACGGCTTCCTCGTGCCGCTCGTTTCAGCGTACTTCCTCTACTGCCGGCGCGCCGGGCTGCGCGATGCCGAGATACGCCCGGCCTGGATCGGGCTGGGCGTGCTGGCCTTCGGGCTCGCGCAATTGCTGGCTGGCTCCCTGGCCGGCGAATACTTCACCCAGCGCACCTCGCTGCTCGTGGTCCTGGCCGGGCTGCTGCTGCTCCTCCTGGGCTGGCGAGTGCTCAAGCTTTCCCTGCTGCCGCTCGCCTACCTCGTGTTCATGGTGCCTATTCCGGAGATCGTCTACAATTCGGCCGCTTTCCCGCTCAAGCTCCTGGTCACGGACCTGTCCGTGGCAAGCCTCAAGCTGCTCGATGTGGCCGTGCTCCAGGAAGGCAACATCCTGATATTTCCGAACGTGACGCTGGAGGTGGCGGACGCATGCAGCGGCCTGCGCTCCCTCATTTCCCTGGCGGCCTTGGGAACGGCCTACGCCTTCATCCAGCCCTTCCCGGGCTGGTCACGGCTGCTGCTCATGGCGGCGACCGTTCCCATCGCCGTCGCGACCAACGCCTTGCGGGTCGTGTGCACGGGGTTGCTGGCCCGGCACCTGGGATCCCAGGCCGCGGAGGGCTTCTTTCATGAATTCGCCGGACTGTTCGTTTTCGTCATAGCCATGATCATGGTTCTCGGCCTTGGAGTTCTCCTGCGGAGGGTGCGGTCATGA
- the prsR gene encoding PEP-CTERM-box response regulator transcription factor, with protein sequence MTRQAKLGDAILVVDDNEDIRKQIRWGLSKEPYEILLASDADEALRLFSRKWPQVVALDLGLPPNEDGTQEGFRCLRKMLELAPRAKVVVITGKADRKWALQAIDAGAYDFYEKPLDLGELRVIINRALHVHSLESENRRRHKAPPSPNEQYGIVGNSPAMLQILQTIVKVAGSDLPVFILGESGTGKELIARAVHMASMRANGPLVAVNCGAIPGALLESELFGHERGAFTGAHSQVRGKAEYADRGTLFLDEIAELPPEMQVKLLRFLQEKSFQRVGGRKDIHVDIRVVSATNRDLARRIADGTFREDLYYRINGVIIRLPPLRERGSDTEMLANHFLEHFGKAAGKPELRFSPGTLESMRAYRWPGNVRELENKISRAVIMASGKVIEPEDLALDAGTPDPGDGPSPLSANTLREARELVEKDLVESTVRQCDGNISKAAKTLGVSRPTLYDLIRKHRLVS encoded by the coding sequence GGGGACTTTCCAAGGAGCCTTATGAAATCCTTCTCGCCTCCGACGCGGACGAGGCCTTGCGCCTCTTCTCCCGCAAATGGCCCCAGGTGGTGGCCCTGGATCTTGGGCTGCCGCCCAACGAGGATGGGACCCAGGAGGGGTTTCGCTGTCTGCGCAAGATGCTGGAGCTGGCTCCACGGGCCAAGGTCGTGGTCATAACCGGCAAGGCGGACCGCAAATGGGCGCTGCAGGCCATCGATGCCGGAGCGTACGATTTCTATGAGAAGCCCCTGGATCTGGGCGAGCTGCGCGTGATCATCAACCGCGCCCTGCATGTGCATTCGCTGGAATCCGAGAACCGGCGGCGGCACAAGGCGCCGCCAAGCCCGAACGAACAGTATGGCATCGTAGGCAACAGCCCGGCCATGCTCCAAATCCTGCAAACCATCGTCAAGGTGGCCGGCTCGGACCTCCCCGTGTTCATTCTCGGCGAGTCCGGAACCGGCAAAGAGCTCATCGCCCGAGCCGTGCACATGGCGAGCATGCGCGCCAATGGGCCCCTCGTGGCCGTGAACTGCGGGGCAATTCCCGGCGCGCTGCTCGAATCCGAGCTGTTCGGCCATGAGCGCGGAGCTTTCACCGGCGCGCACTCGCAGGTTCGTGGCAAGGCCGAGTACGCCGACCGCGGCACGCTTTTCCTGGACGAAATCGCCGAGCTGCCCCCCGAGATGCAGGTCAAGCTCCTGCGCTTTCTGCAGGAAAAGAGCTTCCAGCGCGTGGGCGGCCGCAAAGACATCCACGTGGATATCCGTGTGGTCTCGGCCACCAATCGGGACCTCGCGCGCCGTATCGCTGACGGCACCTTCCGGGAAGACCTCTATTACAGGATAAACGGGGTAATCATCCGCTTGCCGCCGCTACGCGAGCGGGGGTCCGATACCGAGATGCTCGCCAACCACTTCCTTGAGCATTTCGGCAAGGCGGCGGGCAAGCCCGAACTGCGCTTCAGCCCCGGCACTCTTGAAAGCATGCGCGCCTATCGCTGGCCGGGAAACGTCCGCGAGTTGGAGAACAAGATCAGCCGGGCGGTCATCATGGCCAGCGGCAAGGTGATCGAACCCGAGGACCTGGCCCTGGACGCCGGTACCCCCGATCCGGGCGACGGCCCTTCGCCCCTGTCAGCGAACACCTTGCGCGAGGCGCGCGAGCTGGTCGAAAAGGATCTCGTGGAGAGCACAGTGCGCCAGTGCGACGGGAATATCTCCAAGGCGGCCAAGACGCTGGGAGTCAGCCGGCCCACCCTCTATGATCTCATCCGCAAGCACAGGCTCGTCTCGTGA